A stretch of DNA from Deinococcus seoulensis:
ATGCGGGCGTGGCCCAGGTGGGTGTTCTGTTCGGTGTCGAATCCCAGTCGGGCGTAGCCGATGGCGGCAGTGCCGTCCCATACGGCGAAGGTCACGTTGCGTTCGGTGGGCAGCAGGTGTGACAGGGCCTGCGCTTCCTGCGCCGGGATCAGGGGCGGGTCCTCGGGGTAGGAGTGGGCGAAACTGTCGGCCATGAGGTGCCCGATTGCAAGCCGCTGTGCGGGCGTGGCGGTCGCCACGTCGAGGGGCTGCACGCTGGGCGGCGTGACCGGCGGGGCGGGGGAGGGCTGCTCCGTTGTCTGGGCGGTGGTCGGGGTCATGCTTTCAGTGTCCTCCTGGCGGGTCAGGGGTGAATGCGCCAGATGGCTCAGCGTGCCGTAGGCCGGGTGCGGCTGGCAGGGGCGTTACCCTGGGGGCGTGTTCGCTCACGCCATCGGGTTCGACGACGCTCCGTTCGCGCATGGCTGGCGGGGTGATGTGCCGGTCATCGGGACGGTGTATGCGCGCACGACCCTGCATGGCGTGGTCAGTGGGCGGGTGCGGCGCGACGGGCGGAACAGCACGGCCGAGCTGGCGCGGCTGGTGAACCGTTCGCCGGAGCACCTGCAGTTGATCCTGCTTCAGGGGATCGCGCTGGCAGGCTTCAACGTGGTCGATCTTCACGCGCTGCACGCGCAGACGGGGCTGCCGGTGCTGGTTGTGGCGCGGCGTGCGCCGGACCTACCCCGCATCCGTGAGGCGCTGCTGACGCGCGTGCCCGGCGGGGCGCGCAAGTGGGCGCTGATCGAGGCGGCCGGGCCGATGGAGCCGTGCGGGCCGGTGTTCGTGCAGCGTGCGGGCCTCTCGCATTCGCAGGCGCTTCAGGCGTTGCGGACGTTCACGGTCACCGGGAACGTGCCCGAACCGCTGCGGGCCGCGCACCTGATCGCGGGCGGCGTCACGCGCGGGCACAGCGCCGGGCAGCGCGCCTGACCCGGCCGCTGCCTGTTGACACGCTCCACCTTTACAGTCTCCTGAATTCTGAACGCTTCCGTCAGGTGCGGTCAGCCGTCCGTCACGCGGGCGCGGCACACTGCCGGTATGAAAAGCACCCTGACCGCCCTGCTGGCCCTCGGTACCGTCGCCCAGATCAGCACTGCCTCTGCCGCCCCGAAGATCAGCGCGCAGAGCATCATCGTGAACCCCACGCAGCCTGACCTGAACGTCAGCG
This window harbors:
- a CDS encoding endonuclease dU, with translation MFAHAIGFDDAPFAHGWRGDVPVIGTVYARTTLHGVVSGRVRRDGRNSTAELARLVNRSPEHLQLILLQGIALAGFNVVDLHALHAQTGLPVLVVARRAPDLPRIREALLTRVPGGARKWALIEAAGPMEPCGPVFVQRAGLSHSQALQALRTFTVTGNVPEPLRAAHLIAGGVTRGHSAGQRA